The DNA region GCCGTTTACCTATCCGGATGAAAAGAAAAAATGATATTATTAACAATATAAATAAGAAGAATTATGGACAGTAAAATTATAATACCTTGGGAAGAACGTCCTGAAGGTTGCTCAGATGTCATGTGGCGCTATTCTAAGAACCCGGTTATCGGGCGTTACCACATTCCGAGTTCCAACAGTATTTTCAACAGTGCGGTAGTTCCGTTCGGAGACGGGTTTGCCGGTGTGTTCCGTTGTGACAATAAGTCGGTGCAGATGAATATCTTTGCAGGCTTTAGTAAAGACGGAATCAATTGGGAGATAAATCACGAGCCCATCAGCTTTAAGGCGGGGAATACGGAGATGATAGAGTCCGAGTATAAATATGATCCGCGTGTCACTTGGATTGAAGATCGTTATTGGATTACTTGGTGCAATGGTTACCACGGACCTACAATTGGTATCGGTTATACATTCGACTTCAAAGAATTCTTCCAGTGCGAAAATGCCTTTTTGCCTTTTAACCGCAACGGGGTACTTTTTCCGCAGAAGATAGATGGTAAATATGCTATGTTGAGTCGTCCGAGCGACAACGGTCATACACCGTTTGGAGATATTTACATCAGTTACAGTCCGGATATGAAATATTGGGGGGAACATCGTTGTGTGATGAAAGTTACTCCTTTCCCCGAAAGTGCATGGCAGTGTACGAAGATAGGGGCAGGTTCTGTTCCGTTCCTTACTGAAGAGGGCTGGTTGATATTCTATCATGGAGTTATTACTACCTGCAACGGTTTCCGCTATTCCATGGGAGCGGCTATTCTTGATAAAGAGAATCCAGACAAAGTGTTATATCGTACCCGCCCGTATCTGCTTGCACCTGCTGCTCCTTATGAATTGCAGGGAGATGTGCCCAATGTAGTATTCCCTTGTGCCTCTTTGCAGGATGGAGATAAAGTAGCTGTGTATTATGGCGCTGCCGATACAGTTGTTGGCATGGCCTTTGGTTATATTTCGGAAATCATAGAATTTACGAAGAAAAACAGCATTGTATAGTTAATCCCTTAAAGAATCAGTCGACTATGAAACGTATTTTATTGGCTTACACACTTTCTGCCCTTTGTCTGCTTCCGGTGTTTGCCGGAGGTGGAGAGGGTTCTTTACCTATAAGCTATGTCAATCCTTTCATCGGTACTACCAATTTCGGAACTACTAATCCGGGAGCGGTCTGTCCCAATGGAATGATGTCCGTGGTCCCTTTCAATGTGATGGGATCGGAAGATAATAAGTATGATAAAGATGCTCGTTGGTGGTCTACTCCTTACGAGTATCACAATTGTTTTTTCACCGGTTATTCGCATGTCAATCTGAGCGGTGTGGGATGTCCCGAACTGGGATCTTTATTGCTGATGCCTACTACAGGTGAATTGTCTGTAGATTATAAGGAATATGGAAGTCGTTATAAAGATGAACAGGCTTCTCCGGGCTATTACAGTAATTTCCTCACTCGCTATAATGTAAAGACTGAGGTGTCTGCCACTTCCCGCACGGGTGTTTCACGTTTTACGTTTCCTGCCGGACAGAGTCATGTATTACTGAATTTGGGTGAAGGACTGACTAATGAAACCGGTGCTTTCCTGAAACAGGTGAGTGACACTGAATTTGAAGGTATGAAATTATTGGGAACTTTCTGTTATAACCCCCAGGCAGTATTTCCCATTTATTTTGTAATGCGTGTTAACAAGCAACCGGTATCCGGCGGTTATTGGAAAAAGCAGCGGCCCATGACCGGAGTGGAAGCTGAATGGGATCCCGACAACGGACGCTACAAACTTTATACCCGTTATCGTAAGGAAATAGCCGGAGATGATATCGGTGCTTTTCTTACTTTCAACACGACGGAAGGTGAACAGATTGAAGTGCAAATGGGAGTTTCTTTTGTCAGCATCGAGAATGCCCGTCTGAATCTGGATACAGAGCAAAGTGGAAAGAATTTCAGTCAGGTATTGGCTGATGCCCGTATGTGTTGGAATGAGGATCTTTCGCGTATCCTTGTCGAAGGCGGAACGGAAGAACAGAAAACGGTCTTTTATACTGCTCTTTACCATACATTGATACATCCCAATATCCTGCAAGATGTCAATGGTCAGTATCCCGTCATGGAGAGTGATCAGATTCTGACAACAAAAGGAGACCGTTACACTG from Bacteroides sp. MSB163 includes:
- a CDS encoding glycoside hydrolase family 130 protein translates to MDSKIIIPWEERPEGCSDVMWRYSKNPVIGRYHIPSSNSIFNSAVVPFGDGFAGVFRCDNKSVQMNIFAGFSKDGINWEINHEPISFKAGNTEMIESEYKYDPRVTWIEDRYWITWCNGYHGPTIGIGYTFDFKEFFQCENAFLPFNRNGVLFPQKIDGKYAMLSRPSDNGHTPFGDIYISYSPDMKYWGEHRCVMKVTPFPESAWQCTKIGAGSVPFLTEEGWLIFYHGVITTCNGFRYSMGAAILDKENPDKVLYRTRPYLLAPAAPYELQGDVPNVVFPCASLQDGDKVAVYYGAADTVVGMAFGYISEIIEFTKKNSIV